ATATGCCGTGCAAAAAGCCAGCACCTCCCAGGATCCCGTCTATCGCGAAGCAAGGGCCAAAGCCCTTGCCCAGCTACAGCAAGCGGCATCCGGCAGCTATTGGAGGTCCCGTGTAGGCGGCACGGCCCGAAGCGTTTCGGGCGCAGATCCCACGGAAGGTCTCGTGACCTCTGCGCTCGCGGGTCTGGCACTTTCTGGTGCGCCTGAAGCGGCAGCATTCTTCGAGAATGCATCGCGCGGCACGGGCCGAAGCGTGGGCGACGACCCAATCGCGGAAGCCCGGAAAGAATATGCCAAGGTAAAGGCTCAGGGGGTGCGCTCCTATACGGACTGATCTGGGTACCGCTCACTCACCCCAAAACAAGACCCCCTTCATACTTGGGCGCGGTCAGGGAGTCCTACCCCTCCCTCCGCGCCATCCACAACCCCGCGAGCAGGATCACTCCGCCGGCTAATTGTGCCGGTGCGAGCGCTTCACCGAGAATCATCCATGCTGCCATCGCCGCGGTAGCCGGTTGGATGAGCAGGCCCAAAGATGCAGGCGCGGCAGAAAGCCGGGCCAGCGCATAGGTGATCAGTGTCTGACCTCCGAATTGGGATACCAAGGCCAAACCCACCACGGCCAGCCAGCCCTTCAGGGTGTTGGGCACGATCGTCTCCCCAGACAGCCAGGCCGCAGGCAGGAGCAGCGCTGCCGTCAGCACCCCGCTCAGAATCATGATGGTCACGGTGCTCAGCCCACGGTCCCGGGCGGACTTCACACTCAGGATGTATCCTGCATAGAACACCCCGGAAAGCACGCCGAGAGCATCCCCCTTCAGCGTATCCGGCGTGATGTATGCGTTCTTGCCCACCAGCAGGGCAGTGCCAGCCAAGGCCACCGCCATCGCACCCAAGAATTTCCGGCTCACCCTGGTCCCGAAAAAGAGCCACCCCATGAGCACCACAAAGATGGAGGCCAGATTCGCCTCCAGCGTCGCATTCGCCACGGAGGTGTACTTGATGGACCAATGCCAGATGGCGAGGTCTGTCGCAAAACAGGCGCCAACGAGCGCCAGTACGGACCAGTCCCTGCCGCCGGGACGCGTAACTCCCCCACCCGAGGCAGCAGCCCAAAGCCCCATCATGGGCAGGGCCAGCGTGATCCGCCAGAACGCTGTGGCACTCGGCCCGACCTCGCTAAACCTCACAAAGATGGGGGCAAAGCCAATACCAATGGCCCCGGCAATGAGGGCGAGAAGGCTGCGAGTATGCAAAGTCACAAGGTGAGGCAGGAAGTCA
The Roseimicrobium gellanilyticum DNA segment above includes these coding regions:
- a CDS encoding DMT family transporter, whose product is MTLHTRSLLALIAGAIGIGFAPIFVRFSEVGPSATAFWRITLALPMMGLWAAASGGGVTRPGGRDWSVLALVGACFATDLAIWHWSIKYTSVANATLEANLASIFVVLMGWLFFGTRVSRKFLGAMAVALAGTALLVGKNAYITPDTLKGDALGVLSGVFYAGYILSVKSARDRGLSTVTIMILSGVLTAALLLPAAWLSGETIVPNTLKGWLAVVGLALVSQFGGQTLITYALARLSAAPASLGLLIQPATAAMAAWMILGEALAPAQLAGGVILLAGLWMARREG